One window from the genome of Branchiostoma floridae strain S238N-H82 unplaced genomic scaffold, Bfl_VNyyK Sc7u5tJ_460, whole genome shotgun sequence encodes:
- the LOC118408849 gene encoding uncharacterized protein LOC118408849 — protein sequence METPSEMSGYVHNVSPMKDGAKSKFFRFDFQTSEDESRKGICFSPQKRSFFCEKEQSSSPCKISKVSSCSMRSSDFVVNEKSSVESTADVGFPAKRPSIRSVSVKDISYLSVNDVVRVNVKVLSIDKTEKVTVNSGDEREKTDVIVGDTSGAVRLCVWQPHVLELGRSYGVDAKVKLFARRRFLSTFPESVVNEVGPIYAPDGIQQIDQVRATGTIIGSQVLSRFYKCNSCKRKIDPTETKFLCCPHCNMKQLRERSKEEMIVKVVVDDHGKHVHLTCFSSIVSTIIGEDSLAMKSDDVEEKLLEQEEVELMYDAFSNTVNSVGD from the coding sequence ATGGAGACACCATCGGAGATGTCGGGATATGTGCACAACGTGTCGCCAATGAAAGACGGGGCAAAGTCAAAGTTTTTCCGGTTTGATTTTCAAACTTCAGAAGACGAGTCTAGGAAAGGAATCTGTTTTAGTCCTCAGAAGAGGAGTTTCTTTTGTGAGAAAGAACAGAGCAGCAGCCCATGCAAAATCAGTAAAGTGAGCAGTTGTTCGATGAGATCAAGCGACTTTGTGGTTAATGAGAAGAGTTCCGTGGAGTCGACAGCAGATGTGGGATTTCCAGCAAAACGACCTAGTATTAGGTCTGTAAGTGTTAAGGACATTAGCTACCTCTCTGTGAATGATGTTGTAAGAGTCAATGTGAAGGTGCTTTCCATTGATAAAACAGAGAAAGTTACAGTTAACTCAGGTGATGAGcgagagaagacagatgttatCGTAGGTGACACAAGTGGAGCTGTTCGCTTGTGTGTTTGGCAGCCACATGTGTTAGAGTTAGGGCGTAGCTATGGTGTGGACGCTAAAGTTAAGTTGTTTGCCAGAAGACGATTTCTGAGCACGTTTCCTGAGTCAGTGGTGAACGAAGTAGGTCCTATATATGCCCCAGATGGGATTCAACAGATAGACCAGGTCAGAGCAACCGGTACAATCATTGGAAGTCAAGTACTTAGCAGGTTTTACAAATGTAACTCATGTAAAAGGAAGATCGATCCGACAGAAACAAAGTTTCTGTGTTGCCCTCACTGCAACATGAAGCAGTTGCGAGAGCGATCCAAGGAAGAAATGATTGTGAAAGTTGTTGTTGATGATCATggtaaacatgtacatttaacaTGTTTTTCCAGTATCGTATCTACAATTATTGGTGAAGATTCATTGGCAATGAAGAGTGACGATGTTGAGGAGAAGTTGTTGGAACAAGAGGAAGTGGAATTGATGTATGATGCATTCAGCAATACTGTGAATTCTGTTGGGGATTAG